The following coding sequences are from one Paenibacillus sp. JDR-2 window:
- a CDS encoding cellulase family glycosylhydrolase, which translates to MKLKKVLTLAVTACLAVGMMGSIKVQHADAAIGASDFLKTNGKQIKNNNGNGSVVSLHGTNLGGWMMEENWMSPLGGTDEWTVRGTLINRFGSSAVDSLKDSYQDLWIQASDLDTIKNMGLNFIRVPIYWENMMNRDGTMKSDAVSFGNLDWLVSNAQSRGLYVLLDLHGVPGNMNGWQSGGREGANELWSNTTYQNWVVQLWQRIATHYKDNPTIAGYDLLNEPVSNNGSLSISQMYDRLYKAVRAIDPDHMIYVEAFGYWNNIVAPSTYGWTNVVYEVHSYDWNDTDWNSQNNSINQWFSDIIWHQNNWNVPVYSGEFTLFTHNDLWEKWLSGLDALDVSWTNWSFKVTSGGNWGLYQNNTNPFPNVSSDSIATMQSKLAKFTTNNFTPNTTLINMFKAYAKLNAPSSLQAKANNLYVTAENTGASPLVANRTSVGTWEKFIVVTNADGTVSFLSLANNKYVSADLNNNGRLIAQAQGIAAWEKFTKSTNADGTVSFKSVANNKYVSADLNLGMLIANRDSVSGWEAFTLTAAP; encoded by the coding sequence ATGAAACTGAAAAAAGTACTGACCTTGGCCGTGACGGCTTGTCTTGCGGTGGGGATGATGGGCTCCATCAAGGTACAACATGCGGATGCGGCTATCGGAGCAAGCGATTTTCTGAAGACAAACGGAAAACAGATTAAGAACAACAACGGCAATGGCAGCGTCGTCAGTCTCCATGGCACGAACCTTGGCGGCTGGATGATGGAAGAAAACTGGATGTCCCCGCTTGGCGGCACCGACGAGTGGACGGTCCGGGGAACGCTGATTAACCGCTTTGGATCTTCCGCAGTCGATTCCTTGAAGGACAGCTATCAGGATTTATGGATTCAGGCAAGCGACCTGGACACGATTAAAAACATGGGTCTTAACTTTATCCGGGTGCCGATTTATTGGGAGAACATGATGAACCGCGACGGTACGATGAAGTCGGATGCCGTATCGTTCGGCAATCTGGACTGGCTGGTATCTAACGCGCAATCCCGCGGTCTGTATGTGCTGCTTGATCTGCACGGGGTACCGGGCAATATGAACGGCTGGCAAAGCGGCGGCCGCGAAGGCGCCAACGAGCTGTGGAGCAATACCACGTACCAGAACTGGGTTGTGCAGCTGTGGCAGCGGATTGCCACTCACTACAAAGACAACCCGACGATTGCCGGCTACGATCTGCTGAATGAACCGGTTAGCAATAACGGAAGCTTGTCGATCAGCCAAATGTATGACCGTCTGTACAAAGCCGTCCGCGCGATTGACCCGGATCATATGATTTACGTGGAAGCTTTCGGCTACTGGAACAATATCGTGGCTCCATCGACATACGGCTGGACGAACGTGGTGTACGAGGTGCATAGCTATGACTGGAACGATACGGACTGGAATAGCCAGAACAACAGCATCAACCAGTGGTTCTCGGATATTATCTGGCATCAGAATAACTGGAATGTGCCGGTCTACTCCGGCGAGTTCACGTTGTTTACGCATAACGACTTATGGGAGAAATGGCTGTCCGGCCTGGATGCGCTTGACGTATCCTGGACGAACTGGTCTTTTAAAGTAACGAGCGGCGGCAATTGGGGCTTGTACCAGAACAATACGAACCCGTTCCCGAACGTAAGCAGCGACAGCATTGCAACGATGCAATCGAAGCTTGCCAAATTCACAACCAACAACTTTACGCCAAATACGACCCTTATAAATATGTTCAAAGCTTACGCGAAGCTGAATGCGCCTTCCAGCCTGCAGGCGAAAGCCAACAATCTGTACGTTACGGCAGAAAATACCGGCGCTTCGCCGCTAGTAGCCAACCGCACTTCCGTTGGCACATGGGAGAAATTTATCGTGGTGACGAACGCGGACGGCACGGTATCGTTCCTGTCGCTTGCCAACAATAAATATGTCAGTGCCGATCTTAACAACAACGGCAGGCTGATCGCGCAGGCGCAAGGTATTGCGGCTTGGGAGAAATTCACCAAATCAACCAATGCCGACGGCACGGTATCGTTCAAGTCGGTCGCCAACAATAAATATGTCAGCGCGGATTTGAACCTTGGCATGCTGATTGCCAACCGCGACAGCGTCAGCGGCTGGGAAGCTTTCACTCTGACGGCTGCGCCGTAA
- a CDS encoding sugar phosphate isomerase/epimerase family protein: MNKGKIGVQMMMLKGKAEELGVYETLRKVRELGYRSVEVSQIPMTEENVTELRRASLDFDIEIASLSAAVDPMVPGMPGEFLSTHFEKIVADCKTLGCGYLRIPMLPFTSMGDKEAVLEFVRQADSYAERLLPHGISLYYHNHHAEFQKFDGEYLLDIIKNHTKHLGFEMDVHWVQRGGENPVTFIQKYEGRIALIHLKDYRIGALNYDFSKGMDMQGIMNAFNNIVQFAEVGEGSLDISGIMNAGAASGAKYFLVEQDDVYGKDPFHCLETSANNLRKLGYGDWF; encoded by the coding sequence ATGAATAAAGGTAAAATCGGCGTTCAAATGATGATGTTAAAGGGCAAAGCGGAAGAGCTTGGCGTATATGAAACGCTGCGTAAAGTAAGGGAGCTCGGTTATCGGAGCGTTGAAGTATCGCAAATACCCATGACGGAAGAAAACGTAACGGAGCTTCGCAGAGCAAGCTTGGACTTTGATATCGAAATCGCTTCTTTAAGCGCAGCGGTTGATCCTATGGTGCCCGGCATGCCGGGGGAATTTCTATCGACTCATTTCGAGAAGATCGTTGCCGACTGCAAGACGCTCGGTTGCGGTTATCTGCGCATTCCGATGCTGCCCTTCACCTCCATGGGCGATAAAGAAGCCGTGCTTGAGTTCGTCCGGCAAGCGGACAGTTACGCAGAGCGTTTGCTTCCTCACGGCATTTCTCTTTATTACCACAATCACCATGCCGAGTTCCAAAAGTTTGACGGCGAGTATTTGCTTGACATCATTAAGAATCATACCAAGCATTTGGGCTTTGAAATGGATGTTCACTGGGTGCAGCGCGGCGGGGAAAATCCGGTTACCTTTATCCAGAAATACGAGGGCCGGATTGCATTGATTCATCTGAAGGATTACCGCATTGGCGCTTTGAATTACGATTTTTCAAAAGGGATGGATATGCAGGGCATAATGAACGCTTTCAATAATATCGTGCAGTTCGCCGAGGTTGGAGAAGGCAGCCTCGACATCAGCGGCATTATGAACGCGGGAGCTGCCAGCGGCGCGAAATATTTCCTGGTCGAGCAGGATGACGTATACGGTAAAGATCCTTTTCATTGCCTGGAGACTTCCGCGAACAATTTGCGGAAGCTGGGTTACGGAGATTGGTTCTAG
- a CDS encoding Gfo/Idh/MocA family protein — protein MEKVRLGIIGLGAEGGMYAGLLTDGKVNNMVLGAVCDIDPLKRTLAAEKYPEIPFYEDYIQMMESGEVDAIVTCVPHYLHPEMGIEALKRGVHALVEKPAGVYTKQVRELNEFAATKPELTFGIFFNQRTNRLYQTLKKMIEDGEIGAIRRTNWMITTWWRPQGYYDQSEWRATWGGEGGGVLVNQAPHQLDLMQWICGMPTKVYSNVKYGYQRNIVVEDEVTAMFEYENGATGVFVTCTHDVLGTDRFEILGDKGKIVVDGSRKLTIKRLARPESEMSSSMSMQDVMKIFMGHSGNDIYTEEVLEFNDAFGIQHISVMENFAANIIDGTPLIAPGSDGIHGVRLANAIHLSSWLGKEIEVPFDEELFLAELNKRIEAENKYPVNA, from the coding sequence ATGGAAAAAGTACGTCTTGGCATTATCGGTTTAGGCGCGGAGGGCGGCATGTACGCAGGCCTCCTCACGGATGGTAAAGTGAACAATATGGTTCTTGGCGCCGTTTGCGATATTGATCCGCTCAAGAGAACCCTGGCAGCGGAGAAGTACCCGGAGATCCCTTTCTATGAGGATTATATCCAGATGATGGAAAGCGGAGAAGTGGATGCCATTGTGACCTGCGTCCCGCATTACCTTCATCCCGAGATGGGAATTGAAGCGCTGAAAAGAGGCGTGCACGCCTTGGTTGAGAAGCCGGCAGGCGTCTATACGAAGCAGGTACGCGAGCTGAATGAATTTGCGGCGACGAAGCCGGAGCTGACTTTTGGCATCTTCTTTAATCAGCGCACCAACAGGCTTTATCAAACGCTGAAGAAGATGATAGAGGATGGGGAGATTGGAGCGATTCGCCGGACGAACTGGATGATTACAACCTGGTGGAGACCTCAGGGCTATTATGATCAAAGCGAGTGGAGAGCCACTTGGGGCGGGGAAGGCGGCGGCGTGCTCGTGAACCAGGCGCCTCATCAGCTGGATCTCATGCAATGGATTTGCGGGATGCCAACCAAAGTGTATTCCAATGTGAAATACGGCTATCAGCGCAATATCGTTGTTGAGGATGAAGTAACGGCCATGTTCGAGTACGAGAACGGCGCCACTGGCGTATTTGTCACCTGCACGCATGATGTTCTTGGCACGGACCGCTTTGAGATTCTGGGGGATAAAGGAAAAATCGTTGTAGACGGCAGCCGCAAGCTGACCATCAAGCGTCTTGCCCGACCGGAATCCGAGATGAGCAGCTCGATGAGCATGCAGGATGTGATGAAGATTTTTATGGGTCACTCGGGCAATGACATCTATACGGAGGAAGTACTCGAGTTCAACGATGCCTTCGGCATCCAGCATATTTCCGTTATGGAGAACTTCGCCGCGAATATTATCGACGGTACGCCTCTTATCGCGCCGGGCAGCGACGGTATCCACGGTGTTCGACTTGCCAACGCGATTCATCTGTCGAGCTGGTTGGGCAAGGAAATAGAGGTTCCGTTCGATGAAGAGCTCTTCCTTGCCGAGCTGAATAAACGCATTGAAGCAGAAAATAAATATCCGGTTAACGCATAA
- a CDS encoding carbohydrate ABC transporter permease — MNDGGKWYQGFLHGFMMILSVLTLFPFVLLLSGSLSDDNEIIRSGYAVIPKMLSFSAYDYLWSDAADIVRAYGITIFVTVVGTVAGLSIIALLSYPLSRRELPFRGPLAFYVFFTMLFNGGLVPTYLVYTNMFDVKNSMLALLVPGLLMNAFYVILMRTFFATSIPPAIIESAYMDGAKEFRIFRSIIIPLSTPVLATVGLFQTIAYWNDWFNGLIYITDPKLFSLQNLLNRILLDVQFLQTSQDSIAMGTHIPLLSMRLAMAVIGIIPILIAYPFFQKYFVKGITIGAVKG, encoded by the coding sequence ATGAACGACGGAGGCAAATGGTATCAAGGCTTTCTGCACGGATTCATGATGATTTTATCGGTTCTAACGTTATTTCCGTTCGTGCTGCTCTTGTCCGGCTCCTTGTCGGACGACAACGAAATTATCCGCAGCGGCTATGCCGTCATTCCCAAGATGCTTAGCTTCTCCGCCTATGATTATTTGTGGAGCGACGCAGCAGACATTGTCCGTGCTTACGGAATAACGATCTTTGTAACGGTGGTTGGAACGGTGGCGGGGCTATCCATTATCGCCTTGCTGTCTTATCCGCTTTCCCGAAGAGAGCTGCCATTCCGGGGACCGCTCGCCTTTTACGTCTTTTTTACGATGCTGTTTAACGGAGGGCTTGTGCCTACTTATCTGGTCTACACCAATATGTTCGATGTGAAGAACAGCATGCTGGCTCTGCTTGTTCCCGGATTGCTTATGAATGCCTTTTACGTCATCTTGATGCGGACATTCTTCGCCACATCGATTCCGCCTGCCATTATCGAATCGGCTTATATGGACGGGGCCAAGGAATTCCGCATCTTTCGCAGCATTATCATTCCGTTATCCACGCCCGTGCTTGCGACAGTAGGATTGTTCCAGACGATTGCGTATTGGAATGACTGGTTTAACGGTCTGATCTATATTACCGATCCAAAGCTGTTTAGTCTGCAGAACCTGCTTAACCGGATTTTGCTGGATGTTCAGTTCCTCCAGACCAGCCAGGATTCGATCGCGATGGGCACGCATATCCCGCTTTTATCCATGAGATTGGCGATGGCGGTTATCGGTATTATTCCAATCCTTATCGCTTATCCGTTCTTCCAGAAGTATTTCGTCAAGGGAATTACAATCGGAGCTGTTAAGGGCTAG
- a CDS encoding ABC transporter permease, producing the protein MSEPFKAKMKIVKRYRALLLMTLPGVIYLLINNYFPMLGMAIAFKDINFAKGIIASDWVGFKNFEYLFKTRDAFLITRNTLLYNVVFIILGTVLAIGLAIVLNEIKNRYVSRTYQSIILLPHLISMVIVGYLVFAFLDNSNGFMNKTLLPWLGLSEISWYSEAKYWPYILTIVHVWKSIGYSCIIYLAAIIGIDQEYYEAAKIDGASRLRQIFSITVPLITPVITILTLLSIGRIFYSDFGLFYQVPLNTGILMPVTQTIDTYVYRALINLGDIGMSSAAGMYQSLVGFTLVILSNAVVKKFNKDNALF; encoded by the coding sequence ATGAGCGAACCATTCAAGGCAAAGATGAAGATCGTGAAGAGATACCGGGCACTGCTGCTTATGACGCTTCCCGGCGTGATCTACCTGCTGATCAACAATTATTTTCCGATGCTCGGCATGGCTATTGCCTTTAAAGATATCAATTTCGCCAAAGGCATTATCGCTAGCGATTGGGTCGGCTTCAAGAACTTCGAATATTTATTCAAGACCCGGGATGCTTTTCTCATTACCCGCAATACGCTTCTGTACAATGTTGTATTCATCATTCTCGGCACGGTTCTTGCGATTGGACTCGCGATCGTTCTCAACGAGATCAAAAATCGTTACGTCTCCCGGACTTATCAAAGCATCATCCTACTGCCGCATCTCATCTCCATGGTTATTGTCGGCTATCTCGTGTTTGCCTTTTTGGACAACAGCAACGGGTTTATGAATAAGACTTTGCTGCCTTGGCTCGGATTGTCGGAAATTTCCTGGTACAGCGAGGCAAAGTATTGGCCGTATATTCTGACCATCGTGCATGTGTGGAAGTCGATCGGTTACTCCTGCATCATCTATTTGGCGGCCATCATCGGCATTGATCAGGAGTATTACGAGGCGGCAAAAATTGACGGCGCAAGCCGCTTGCGTCAAATTTTCAGCATTACGGTTCCGCTCATTACGCCGGTGATTACGATATTAACCTTGCTTTCAATTGGACGAATCTTTTACTCCGATTTTGGATTGTTCTATCAGGTTCCGCTAAATACGGGCATTCTGATGCCGGTTACCCAAACGATCGATACGTACGTTTATCGCGCGCTGATCAATCTTGGCGATATTGGCATGTCGTCGGCTGCGGGGATGTACCAGTCGCTTGTAGGCTTTACTCTCGTCATTCTCTCCAACGCGGTCGTGAAGAAATTCAACAAGGACAATGCGTTGTTCTAG
- a CDS encoding ABC transporter substrate-binding protein, with protein sequence MKRVWKWTKSVLAVSISASVVLAGCSSGGNKENSPAQGSSSASSGAAETGLKPYALTFVFPTTADAKDMGLVEEAVNKITKEKINATVKFVPISFGAWAQQTTLMLSGNEKVDVIFSGIGTYNQQASKGQLLPMEDLIERYGQEAKAALDDQSPQILEAARIDGHIYGMPDIKDLAENYGFTIRKDLVDKYGIDLSAVKTIDDLDPVFQKLKDNEATMFPTYKYSLSIIDTISNGYMDNLGDGFGVLPNFDNNLKVVDWYETPEYAKLLDTVRRWYLAGFIPKDIATSTETGTQVMKAGKTASYLSHMKPGFAEQESRNSGQTLESIELLPAAATTGKITRFLLSIANNSDNPDRAMMFINLLYTDKELSNLLAWGIEGKHYVKQADGTINYPAGVDATNTGYGLFTGYLFGNQFLQYVWSGNDPQLWTTMSDFNKAARKSKALGFSFNAEPVKTELAAVTNVTNQFKVSLETGTIDPKKNLPEFIKQLKAAGIDKIVAEKQKQLDAWAAQQ encoded by the coding sequence ATGAAGAGGGTATGGAAATGGACCAAATCGGTGTTGGCAGTCAGCATAAGCGCAAGCGTGGTTCTGGCGGGATGCTCCTCTGGAGGCAATAAGGAGAATAGCCCGGCACAGGGCTCAAGCTCAGCGTCCTCGGGTGCCGCTGAAACAGGATTAAAGCCGTATGCATTGACCTTTGTGTTCCCGACAACCGCAGATGCGAAGGATATGGGCCTGGTCGAGGAAGCAGTCAACAAAATTACAAAAGAGAAGATTAATGCCACGGTCAAGTTCGTTCCCATATCTTTTGGCGCTTGGGCGCAGCAAACGACACTCATGTTGTCCGGCAATGAAAAGGTCGATGTCATCTTTAGCGGTATCGGCACTTATAACCAGCAGGCTTCCAAAGGGCAGCTGCTGCCAATGGAAGACTTGATTGAACGATACGGCCAAGAGGCAAAAGCCGCACTGGATGATCAAAGTCCGCAAATTCTGGAGGCTGCCCGCATAGACGGTCATATTTACGGCATGCCGGATATTAAGGATTTGGCGGAGAATTACGGTTTTACCATCCGCAAGGATCTGGTAGACAAATACGGCATTGACTTATCCGCCGTTAAGACGATAGACGATCTTGATCCTGTATTTCAAAAGCTTAAGGACAATGAGGCAACGATGTTTCCAACCTATAAATACTCACTGTCCATTATCGATACGATTTCCAATGGTTATATGGATAACCTGGGCGACGGATTTGGCGTGCTGCCGAACTTCGACAATAACCTGAAGGTTGTTGACTGGTACGAAACGCCTGAATACGCCAAGCTGCTCGACACCGTGAGAAGATGGTATTTAGCAGGCTTTATTCCCAAGGATATCGCAACCAGCACGGAAACCGGCACGCAAGTGATGAAGGCGGGGAAAACAGCCTCTTATTTATCCCATATGAAGCCGGGCTTCGCGGAGCAGGAATCCAGAAACTCCGGTCAGACGCTAGAATCGATCGAATTGCTGCCGGCTGCGGCGACAACGGGCAAAATTACCCGGTTCCTGCTCAGCATAGCGAACAACTCGGACAATCCGGACAGAGCGATGATGTTCATTAACCTTTTGTATACGGACAAAGAACTGTCCAATCTATTGGCATGGGGGATAGAAGGCAAGCATTACGTGAAGCAGGCGGACGGCACAATCAACTATCCGGCCGGCGTCGACGCGACAAACACGGGTTACGGCTTGTTTACGGGTTATTTGTTCGGCAACCAGTTCCTGCAGTACGTTTGGTCCGGGAATGACCCGCAGCTCTGGACAACGATGTCCGATTTCAATAAAGCGGCGAGAAAATCGAAAGCCCTCGGATTCTCGTTTAACGCGGAACCGGTCAAGACAGAGCTGGCCGCCGTTACCAATGTAACCAACCAGTTCAAAGTCTCTCTGGAGACCGGCACCATTGATCCGAAGAAAAACCTGCCGGAGTTCATTAAACAGCTGAAGGCTGCGGGTATTGACAAAATTGTTGCGGAAAAGCAGAAGCAGCTTGATGCATGGGCTGCCCAGCAGTAG
- a CDS encoding response regulator transcription factor, with amino-acid sequence MLSLLIVDDEVYIARKIQASVNWEDLGIFEICLAHNIRQAKEIIESRQIDIVICDIEMPQGTGIDLLAWVREKELPIAFIYLTCHSEFEYTKKAIQLGSLDYLLKPVQSEELRSVVAGAAKKIDKEKPLYAEQFWQELLQQRISSSPSNLYPLIHKRQLPYSENTRMMPVLIGIHQWEKKLSPLDENRLEYAIRKAAEEIVLTDRSGMILHVKRGTLLLLLSECPIRGTEITELGSKLQLFIHESAKYFYCKLSCYPGRFVSVPEILGLYEKLADNHWNNVSRWMRVLPFKEQQECQLDLPGPPMNVWSEMLKQGDKSGLQDDIARLVESWRSVEGLDVKRLEQFYQSFMQMFLFTTQQQGLPAEGRFLPLLSPERARKATSSLEDVEAWAKELVEEALGMVIDEDEQQLLIDKIKRYITLHIDQGLSRQYIADHVGLSPGYVAKLFKKAAGLSVSDYIVEEKMRIAKELLAKSDMTVSSVALAVGFSNFAYFSAIFKKKVGSTPVDYRRNTGLYRNPIER; translated from the coding sequence ATGTTATCGCTGCTCATTGTGGATGACGAAGTGTATATTGCCAGAAAAATTCAAGCTAGCGTAAACTGGGAGGATTTGGGGATCTTTGAAATATGCTTGGCTCATAATATCCGGCAAGCGAAGGAAATCATAGAAAGCCGGCAGATCGATATCGTCATCTGCGATATTGAGATGCCGCAAGGCACAGGGATCGATTTGCTTGCTTGGGTCCGCGAGAAGGAGCTGCCCATCGCGTTTATTTACTTAACCTGCCACTCCGAATTCGAATATACGAAAAAAGCGATTCAGCTTGGCAGTCTCGATTATCTGCTGAAGCCCGTTCAATCGGAGGAGTTAAGATCGGTTGTCGCGGGCGCTGCCAAGAAAATCGATAAAGAAAAGCCGCTATATGCCGAGCAATTCTGGCAAGAGCTGCTGCAGCAGCGAATCTCCTCATCGCCAAGCAACCTCTACCCATTAATCCACAAGAGGCAGCTTCCTTACTCGGAGAATACGAGAATGATGCCCGTATTGATCGGCATTCATCAATGGGAGAAGAAGCTGTCGCCGCTGGACGAAAACAGGCTGGAATACGCGATTCGAAAAGCTGCCGAGGAGATTGTTCTTACGGATAGAAGCGGAATGATCCTGCATGTGAAGAGAGGCACGCTGCTGCTCTTGCTATCCGAGTGCCCGATAAGGGGAACGGAAATAACGGAACTAGGCTCCAAGCTTCAGCTGTTCATTCATGAAAGCGCAAAGTATTTCTATTGCAAGCTGTCCTGTTATCCCGGGCGGTTTGTCAGCGTCCCGGAAATACTGGGCCTCTATGAGAAGCTGGCCGATAACCATTGGAATAACGTTTCCCGTTGGATGCGGGTATTGCCGTTCAAGGAACAGCAGGAGTGCCAATTGGACTTGCCGGGTCCTCCTATGAACGTCTGGTCGGAGATGCTGAAGCAAGGGGACAAATCCGGGCTGCAGGATGATATCGCGCGGCTGGTGGAGAGCTGGCGAAGCGTTGAAGGGCTTGATGTGAAGAGACTTGAGCAGTTCTATCAATCCTTTATGCAGATGTTTCTGTTCACCACGCAGCAGCAAGGTCTTCCGGCCGAGGGCCGTTTCCTGCCTCTCTTATCGCCAGAGAGGGCACGGAAGGCAACGAGTTCTCTCGAAGATGTGGAGGCCTGGGCGAAAGAGCTTGTAGAGGAAGCTCTCGGCATGGTTATCGATGAGGATGAGCAGCAACTTCTGATCGACAAAATCAAACGCTACATCACCCTGCATATTGACCAAGGCCTGTCCCGCCAGTATATCGCCGACCATGTCGGGCTGAGTCCCGGCTATGTCGCTAAGCTCTTCAAGAAAGCCGCAGGATTATCCGTGTCCGATTATATCGTCGAGGAGAAGATGCGGATCGCCAAGGAGCTCCTTGCCAAGTCCGATATGACGGTCAGCAGCGTTGCGCTTGCCGTAGGCTTCTCGAACTTTGCTTATTTTTCCGCCATATTCAAGAAAAAGGTCGGAAGCACTCCGGTTGACTATCGCAGAAATACGGGACTGTATCGGAATCCAATAGAGCGATAG
- a CDS encoding sensor histidine kinase: protein MMRLWRRSDFHSIRFKIIIGLLIVVTPILFLLIYNNLYSIQLVRNQVSQSNKNMLHLYMGLIDKELEGIDDYLFRFATEETGLLYLDRSETDDPDLYNLAKYRLYQQLYSVTGSVSLDYYFLYSPANRELVLAPKNQAAESRDLDTIRQQLNHAVENQHRNPTFRYWKWSSLELGGKSYFIRLFKSGNVYIGALVNYDRVMSALDELDLGASGQAVMLDRDEQPIEGADWINDRHINVLALREDYRMTGDVQRFMVIREQSGRGDFALAAILSDRSIIEKLPYKKRIIVLIALGTGGILLGAWLFLRRIVLIPVYRLMVAMRRMREGKLDTRMEVGSTSLEFELMNESFNSMASQIERLKIDIYEEQLLSKRAELKHLQLQINPHFYLNSLNTFYYLAEDNKSEVIKELSLSLIRYFRFMFRGHSDFVSVRDEIEHVRNYLRIQAFRFPEQMKYEIAVTEELLDARIPPLLVQTFVENAIKHAVTLDQPVTIFVTIRRLTDADDDPMLVRVYDDGSGFPEEVIRKFEEGESLLTEAGERIGIWNAKQRLSLLYSGQASMAISNSPGADIRIQLPVRAE from the coding sequence ATGATGAGGCTGTGGAGAAGGTCGGATTTCCATTCCATTCGTTTCAAAATCATCATTGGACTGCTGATTGTCGTGACCCCTATCTTATTTCTGTTGATTTATAACAATTTGTATTCTATTCAGCTTGTTCGCAATCAGGTCTCGCAGTCCAACAAGAACATGCTTCATCTGTACATGGGGCTAATCGACAAGGAACTGGAAGGTATTGACGATTACCTGTTCCGTTTCGCCACGGAAGAGACAGGACTCTTGTATTTGGACCGGTCTGAAACGGATGATCCCGATTTGTACAATCTGGCCAAATACCGATTATATCAACAGCTCTATTCGGTTACGGGCTCTGTGTCACTCGATTATTACTTCTTGTATTCACCCGCCAACCGCGAGTTGGTGCTTGCCCCCAAGAATCAAGCTGCTGAAAGCAGGGATTTGGATACGATTCGGCAGCAGCTTAACCATGCCGTAGAGAACCAGCATAGGAATCCGACCTTCCGGTATTGGAAGTGGTCGAGTCTTGAGCTGGGAGGAAAGAGTTATTTTATTCGCTTGTTCAAATCCGGAAATGTATATATTGGGGCCTTGGTTAACTATGACCGTGTTATGAGCGCGCTTGATGAACTGGACCTCGGAGCCTCGGGCCAAGCCGTTATGCTTGACCGCGACGAGCAGCCGATTGAGGGAGCGGATTGGATCAACGACCGTCATATCAACGTCCTAGCATTGCGGGAAGATTATCGCATGACGGGAGACGTTCAGCGGTTTATGGTCATCCGGGAGCAATCGGGGAGAGGCGATTTTGCTCTAGCCGCCATCTTGAGTGACCGCAGCATTATCGAAAAGCTGCCTTATAAGAAGCGTATTATTGTTCTCATTGCACTAGGGACGGGGGGGATTCTGCTCGGGGCTTGGTTATTCCTCCGAAGAATCGTTCTGATTCCCGTATACAGGCTGATGGTCGCCATGCGCCGGATGAGGGAGGGGAAGCTGGATACCCGGATGGAGGTTGGCTCCACGTCATTGGAGTTCGAGCTCATGAACGAAAGCTTTAACAGTATGGCCTCCCAGATCGAGAGACTCAAAATCGATATTTACGAAGAGCAACTTCTTTCCAAAAGGGCTGAGCTCAAGCATTTGCAGCTTCAAATCAATCCCCATTTCTATTTGAACTCTCTGAACACGTTCTACTATCTTGCAGAGGATAACAAAAGCGAAGTAATCAAAGAGCTGTCTCTATCGCTAATTCGCTATTTCCGCTTTATGTTCCGAGGACATTCGGATTTTGTCAGCGTTAGGGATGAGATTGAGCATGTTCGCAATTATTTGCGCATTCAGGCCTTTCGTTTCCCGGAACAAATGAAGTATGAAATTGCCGTTACGGAAGAGCTCTTAGATGCGCGGATCCCTCCGCTGCTTGTACAGACATTCGTCGAGAACGCAATTAAGCATGCAGTGACGCTGGATCAGCCAGTTACGATTTTCGTTACGATCAGGCGTTTAACGGATGCAGACGATGATCCAATGCTTGTCCGCGTTTATGATGACGGCAGCGGTTTCCCAGAGGAGGTCATTCGTAAATTTGAAGAGGGTGAAAGTCTGCTGACCGAGGCCGGTGAACGCATCGGCATTTGGAATGCGAAGCAAAGGCTGTCGCTGCTTTATTCTGGACAGGCGTCAATGGCTATCAGCAATTCACCGGGAGCGGATATTCGTATTCAATTGCCGGTCAGGGCGGAATAA